The following are encoded in a window of Thermoproteota archaeon genomic DNA:
- a CDS encoding DUF72 domain-containing protein, which translates to MLEKRIGCTGWGYKEWTGTFYPKTIKQKDWLKHYSSIFDVTEVNSSFYHTIPKSMAAKWNEDTPDNFEFSLKFPGRITHDNKLDYDPSKDTLTAFFSGLEPLKKKIRVLVLQLPPSLTFECAKERLETLGKHLPHYCRYAIEGRHDSWFSKVALEFLSENDYSLVWNEVPMIENPAPITTDFVYARLIGDRNLPEDVYDHKVRDKTDIIQKWADRLSNLEQNEKVKYFWAFSNNHLEGFAPESANTLRMMLGLEKLEFRDKKQKSVFD; encoded by the coding sequence ATGCTTGAAAAAAGAATAGGCTGTACTGGATGGGGTTACAAGGAATGGACTGGTACGTTTTATCCAAAGACAATAAAACAAAAGGACTGGCTGAAACACTATTCATCAATCTTTGATGTGACCGAGGTAAACTCTAGCTTTTATCATACAATACCAAAAAGTATGGCAGCAAAATGGAACGAAGATACTCCTGATAATTTTGAGTTCTCACTAAAATTTCCTGGAAGGATTACCCATGATAACAAGCTAGACTATGATCCATCAAAGGATACACTAACTGCATTCTTTTCTGGATTAGAACCACTGAAAAAAAAGATACGAGTTCTGGTATTACAACTTCCACCTTCATTGACATTTGAATGTGCAAAAGAAAGACTAGAAACTTTGGGAAAACACCTACCACATTACTGCAGATATGCAATAGAAGGACGACATGATAGCTGGTTTTCAAAAGTAGCACTAGAATTTTTGTCAGAGAATGATTATTCCCTAGTGTGGAATGAAGTTCCAATGATAGAAAATCCTGCACCAATAACTACTGACTTTGTCTATGCAAGATTAATTGGTGACAGAAACCTTCCAGAGGATGTCTATGATCACAAGGTAAGAGACAAGACAGATATCATTCAAAAATGGGCAGACAGATTATCAAATTTAGAGCAAAATGAAAAAGTGAAATACTTTTGGGCATTTTCAAATAACCACCTAGAAGGCTTTGCACCAGAATCTGCAAATACGCTTAGGATGATGCTTGGTTTGGAAAAACTAGAGTTTCGCGATAAGAAACAAAAATCTGTCTTTGATTAG
- a CDS encoding HNH endonuclease — protein MDSIKMIKSILFVLILIPLLTPAFGQSLSELDRQLDELNAKKAQEIQSGGSSSTFSTVDCPIGKIQKAVSGGRIICVDDPNSVSSITLDENSGYYIIGAIILIIIIAVAVKGGGGGSIGVRKSFSSSVKHQVLKKQDHRCNSCRRVLNVVDYDHIDGDRTNNDISNCQALCPNCHAIKSRKAQMGESE, from the coding sequence ATGGATTCAATCAAAATGATAAAATCAATTCTTTTTGTTTTGATATTAATCCCATTATTGACTCCAGCTTTTGGTCAATCACTTAGCGAATTAGATCGTCAACTAGATGAGCTAAATGCAAAAAAGGCACAAGAAATTCAATCTGGTGGTTCATCTTCTACATTTAGTACTGTGGATTGTCCTATAGGGAAAATTCAGAAAGCAGTTAGTGGCGGTAGAATTATCTGTGTCGATGATCCAAACTCTGTATCATCAATTACTCTTGATGAAAATTCTGGTTACTATATCATTGGAGCAATTATCTTAATCATCATAATTGCTGTGGCCGTAAAAGGGGGTGGCGGCGGCTCCATTGGAGTACGAAAAAGTTTTTCGTCTTCAGTGAAACATCAAGTCTTAAAAAAGCAAGATCATAGGTGTAATAGTTGTAGACGTGTTCTCAATGTAGTTGATTATGATCACATTGATGGTGATAGAACAAATAATGATATTAGTAATTGTCAAGCATTATGCCCAAATTGTCACGCAATAAAAAGTCGTAAAGCCCAAATGGGAGAAAGCGAATAG
- a CDS encoding PEFG-CTERM sorting domain-containing protein yields MIVPPTTAIATIRSVAITGATALRLVKCSFGVRFVIITNLYHHTFVKANAVQNAQQLNTLNNPKQYSNTKCHLKIPMRNYALTLIGIICVGLVNSAYAETEIFQYSIDEHTFDLEYDFSGNVLAMQIDQELRSFLIGIQDTNEGQFVISIPNEMISAQNGDFVILVDGIDVEYGLESSEDINTFTIPVFNGAQEIEIIGTNVIPEFPLGVLVILVVTMTSILVLTKKNQLFRL; encoded by the coding sequence ATGATAGTTCCTCCAACCACTGCTATTGCAACCATTAGAAGTGTTGCAATTACTGGTGCAACTGCTCTTCGGTTGGTCAAATGTTCTTTTGGTGTTAGGTTTGTCATTATTACAAATCTATATCATCATACTTTTGTTAAGGCAAATGCTGTGCAAAATGCACAACAGTTGAACACACTAAACAATCCTAAACAATATTCTAATACTAAATGTCATCTAAAGATTCCAATGAGAAATTATGCGCTAACCTTAATTGGTATTATTTGTGTGGGACTCGTTAATTCTGCATATGCCGAAACCGAAATTTTCCAGTATTCTATAGATGAGCATACTTTTGATTTAGAGTATGATTTTTCTGGCAATGTTTTAGCAATGCAAATTGATCAAGAATTACGTTCTTTTCTAATAGGAATTCAAGATACTAATGAGGGTCAATTCGTTATTAGTATTCCAAATGAGATGATTTCAGCTCAAAATGGAGATTTTGTGATTCTGGTAGATGGAATTGATGTAGAATATGGTCTAGAATCATCTGAAGATATCAATACGTTTACCATCCCTGTGTTTAATGGTGCCCAAGAGATTGAGATTATAGGCACTAACGTAATTCCAGAATTTCCTTTAGGGGTTTTGGTGATTTTAGTGGTAACTATGACATCAATTCTTGTTTTAACAAAGAAAAACCAGTTGTTTAGGTTGTAA
- a CDS encoding thermonuclease family protein yields the protein MNTRILGIIIVVAGIAILLGFLASNFAQTTQDTFTDSRTGFSGVAPPDEQNQKIECLSLGGTWSGASCTYPPPEKITVLDYECKGTAKCFAGTVDRIVDGDTITVDGKSIRFALVNTPERGESGYEEAKSYIATICPVGSTVIVDEDDGQTEGSYGRMIAEIHCNGYNLNEEIMESGLAVMYAGFCDSSEFAGESWAIKYGC from the coding sequence ATGAATACAAGAATTCTTGGCATTATCATTGTAGTTGCAGGTATTGCAATTTTACTTGGATTTCTTGCCTCAAACTTTGCCCAAACCACACAAGATACCTTTACTGACTCCCGTACGGGATTCTCAGGTGTTGCCCCACCTGACGAGCAGAATCAAAAGATAGAATGCCTCTCACTAGGTGGCACATGGAGTGGAGCATCATGCACATATCCTCCACCTGAAAAAATAACGGTGCTTGATTATGAGTGCAAAGGAACAGCAAAGTGCTTTGCAGGAACTGTAGATAGAATAGTTGATGGGGATACCATAACTGTTGATGGCAAGTCTATCCGATTTGCCCTAGTAAATACTCCTGAGCGTGGGGAATCAGGATATGAGGAGGCAAAAAGCTATATCGCTACTATCTGCCCTGTTGGTTCTACTGTTATAGTTGATGAGGATGATGGGCAGACAGAAGGAAGTTACGGCAGAATGATTGCGGAAATTCATTGTAATGGATATAATCTCAATGAAGAGATAATGGAATCAGGATTGGCAGTAATGTATGCTGGATTTTGTGATAGCAGTGAGTTTGCAGGTGAGTCGTGGGCAATAAAATATGGTTGTTAA
- the rlmN gene encoding 23S rRNA (adenine(2503)-C(2))-methyltransferase RlmN has protein sequence MTDLYRLYPEEMEEMVKKLGYERFRADQILHYIYKEFPVDINDMLQLPAAMREKLISEGYSIGSAKQTHMIQSDNEDTVKLLLELDDKKSVETVLMRYRPLKLNTKTRHTVCVSTQVGCAMGCTFCATGQMGFERNMKAEEIVTQVIHFANLLKERGEHVTNLVFMGMGEPLANYDEMIRAIRLLTNPRAFGLGQRHITVSTIGLVSGISRLAGEDLQIGLAVSLHAPNDTLRRKLVPTASPNSVSEIIESGREYFKRTGRRVTFEYALIEGVNDTPEIANELAELLDGNGSHINLIPLNPTAGNFSRPAKKRILEFERVLYRHNINCTVRVEKGVEIAAACGQLRTDVLNEKAAKLP, from the coding sequence ATGACTGATCTGTATAGGTTGTATCCTGAAGAGATGGAGGAAATGGTAAAGAAGCTAGGATATGAGCGATTTCGAGCAGACCAAATTTTACATTATATCTACAAGGAATTTCCTGTGGATATCAATGATATGTTGCAGCTCCCAGCTGCAATGCGTGAGAAGTTAATCTCAGAGGGGTATAGTATAGGCTCTGCAAAACAGACTCACATGATTCAAAGTGATAATGAAGATACTGTAAAGTTGTTGTTGGAGCTGGATGATAAGAAATCAGTAGAGACGGTTCTGATGCGTTATAGGCCATTGAAGCTAAACACAAAGACACGACATACAGTTTGTGTATCTACTCAAGTTGGGTGTGCAATGGGTTGTACATTTTGTGCAACAGGACAGATGGGCTTTGAGCGAAACATGAAAGCAGAAGAGATTGTTACACAAGTTATTCACTTTGCTAATTTACTAAAAGAGAGAGGTGAGCATGTGACTAATCTTGTATTTATGGGAATGGGGGAACCACTTGCAAACTATGATGAGATGATTCGCGCAATTAGATTGTTGACAAATCCACGAGCATTTGGTTTGGGTCAGCGACACATTACAGTATCTACAATTGGTTTGGTATCGGGTATCTCAAGACTAGCTGGGGAAGATCTTCAAATTGGTCTTGCTGTTTCATTACATGCACCAAATGATACTCTACGAAGAAAATTGGTTCCAACTGCTTCTCCTAATTCTGTTAGTGAAATAATAGAATCAGGTAGGGAATATTTCAAGAGAACAGGTAGACGTGTGACCTTTGAGTATGCATTAATCGAAGGAGTAAATGACACACCAGAGATTGCAAATGAATTAGCAGAATTACTTGATGGAAACGGCTCTCACATCAATCTTATTCCGTTAAATCCTACTGCGGGAAATTTCTCTCGCCCTGCAAAGAAAAGAATTCTAGAGTTTGAGCGGGTTCTGTATCGACATAACATTAACTGTACTGTGCGAGTTGAGAAAGGAGTAGAGATTGCAGCTGCCTGTGGTCAACTTCGAACCGATGTCTTGAATGAAAAAGCTGCCAAATTACCCTGA
- a CDS encoding DUF1297 domain-containing protein — MTSIATLGSHCSLQVLKGAKDEGFKTLLVCEKKREKLYRRFNFIDELILVDSFPEILEKRCLDILEKNDSVLIPHGTLIAQMSSEEIESIKIPIFGNKWILRWESDRNKKEQLMKESKLNLPRTVPTPEEINGLVIVKRQGAAGGKGYFLATNKADYDAKRDSLIKQGILSKDEQLYIQEYSPGVLAYLQFFYSPLNEDIEFFGSDQRHESDIESLARIPSSVQIKHEKVPSFNVIGNTPIVLRESLLQEAYDMGERFVEASRRLVKPGMNGPFCIEGVYDENAKFTSFEFSARIVAGTNIYMEGSPYYGLLFNEPMSMGRRIAREIKNANKSNQLDKVTT; from the coding sequence TTGACATCGATAGCTACGCTCGGATCTCACTGCTCTCTTCAGGTCTTAAAGGGTGCAAAAGACGAGGGATTCAAAACGCTTTTGGTTTGTGAGAAGAAAAGAGAGAAGCTGTATCGCAGATTCAATTTCATTGATGAGCTTATTTTGGTTGATTCCTTTCCAGAAATTTTAGAAAAGAGATGTCTTGACATTTTAGAAAAGAATGATTCTGTATTGATTCCTCATGGTACTCTGATTGCTCAGATGAGCTCAGAAGAAATAGAATCAATAAAGATTCCAATATTTGGCAACAAGTGGATTCTCCGATGGGAATCCGACAGAAACAAAAAAGAACAACTCATGAAGGAATCAAAACTCAATCTGCCAAGAACCGTTCCAACACCAGAAGAAATTAACGGTCTTGTCATTGTAAAGAGACAGGGTGCTGCAGGTGGCAAAGGATACTTTTTGGCAACAAACAAAGCAGATTATGATGCAAAAAGAGATTCTTTAATCAAACAAGGTATTCTATCAAAAGATGAGCAGCTCTACATTCAGGAATATTCACCAGGAGTATTGGCATATTTGCAATTCTTTTACTCTCCATTAAATGAGGACATTGAATTCTTTGGCTCTGATCAAAGACATGAATCCGACATTGAAAGTCTGGCAAGAATTCCATCTTCTGTTCAAATCAAACACGAAAAGGTTCCATCATTTAATGTCATAGGAAACACTCCAATAGTATTACGTGAATCATTACTTCAAGAAGCATATGATATGGGTGAGCGATTTGTTGAAGCATCACGCAGACTAGTAAAACCTGGAATGAATGGTCCTTTCTGTATTGAAGGTGTATACGATGAGAATGCAAAATTTACATCATTTGAGTTTTCAGCTAGAATAGTAGCTGGAACCAACATCTACATGGAAGGCTCACCGTACTATGGACTGTTATTTAATGAGCCAATGAGTATGGGTAGAAGAATTGCTCGTGAGATAAAAAATGCGAATAAATCAAATCAGCTTGATAAGGTTACAACCTAA